One stretch of Patescibacteria group bacterium DNA includes these proteins:
- a CDS encoding DNA polymerase III subunit alpha yields the protein MKFTHLHTHSHYSLLDGLPKIDELVAKAKKCNMDSLALTDHGVMYGAIEFYKTCKEADIKPIIGVEFYVAPNGRLNKQPRIDEERHHLVLLAKNEIGYKNLLKLTTKAHLEGFYYKPRIDLELIRKYNDGLIACSACLQGEIPKLIITGKKDKAKEIALEYNQIYGAGNFYLEVQHHPNLPEQKTVNDALFEISKELGIPCVAANDIHYLESDDDKAQDILLCLQTKKKLEDTDRMNMTGEDFSFRTSEQMIEDFREHPEVIENTQKIASACNLKIELGKVKLPHFDVPSGITDWEYLKKLCYKGVQKRYDVNMEADLESNRSLTLSETGEKINPQIIKERLDYELGVIKKTGFTPYFLIVADFVNWAKDNNIIVGPGRGSAAGSIVSYLLNITNIDPLKYNLLFERFLNPERISMPDIDLDFADTRRDEVIEYVSQKYGRDHVSQIITFGTMAARAAVRDVGRVLGMSYTYCDQMAKMVPAFSNLEKALEINAELKQAYDNNPEAKKLIDMAKKLEGVARHASTHACGVVITREPLVEYIPLQYDSKALGKTIISQFSMKPIEDLGLLKMDFLGLKNLTTLENTLKIVKYTRGTEIDIDEIPLNDEKTFKLFRHGDTTGVFQLESSGMKRYLVQLKPTELEDIIAMVALYRPGPIEWIPDYIAGKHGKKKTNYLHPKLTPILEKTHGVAIYQEQVMQIARDLAGFSLGEADILRKAVGKKIPKLLAKQKEEFIAGCIENGISKEIAQKIFAFIEPFAGYGFNRSHAACYAMIAYLTAYLKANYPQEFMASLLTSDQHDTDRIAIEVEECRKMGLEILPPDINESFKRFTVVQNPNLQIYPGEIATDSVSRGESESTNDTHNVKKAIRFGLLAIKNVGENIIETIIRERQENGTFQTLEDFLQRVQTKNLNKKSLESLIKSGALDSFAERNQMLSNMDNLLNYNKNIQKEKNNNQTNLFGLMGPDTGPSLRLEPAEEAPERKKLSWEKELLGLYISEHPFREFENYTKGITTSCREIQQLSQKTSYGSVKTAGVITNIQKITTRSNEPMLFVKIEDTSGALEILVFPKLLKQTNEIWHEEKIVIIAGKPSDKDGVIKILSDNVWELNHDNLDKILEEVKKTTNKNGYTNGYANYNNGYNNYTTNNPNNNQQSPNQAIKIIMPPALNQELGEKLKSLLKASPPGQHKVYLLFPHVKGAETRKIATNFFLNLNDELKIKIEQILGMGTVTLDKF from the coding sequence ATGAAATTCACCCATCTTCACACCCACAGCCACTATTCTTTGCTAGACGGCTTGCCAAAAATTGATGAACTGGTGGCTAAGGCTAAAAAATGCAACATGGACTCGTTAGCGCTCACCGACCATGGAGTAATGTATGGCGCGATTGAGTTTTATAAAACCTGTAAAGAAGCGGATATTAAACCGATTATCGGAGTGGAGTTTTATGTGGCGCCAAACGGCCGGCTCAATAAACAACCCCGGATTGATGAAGAGCGGCACCACTTAGTACTTTTGGCCAAAAATGAAATTGGCTACAAAAATCTGCTTAAGCTTACAACCAAAGCCCATCTTGAGGGTTTTTATTATAAACCAAGGATTGATTTAGAACTAATCAGAAAATATAACGACGGTCTAATCGCCTGCAGCGCCTGCCTCCAGGGCGAAATTCCAAAACTAATCATCACTGGCAAAAAAGACAAGGCTAAAGAGATTGCTCTTGAATATAATCAAATTTACGGCGCAGGCAACTTTTATCTTGAAGTCCAGCATCATCCTAACCTGCCAGAGCAAAAAACAGTGAACGATGCTTTATTTGAAATCTCGAAAGAACTTGGCATTCCTTGTGTCGCCGCTAATGACATCCATTATTTAGAATCCGATGATGATAAGGCCCAAGATATTTTGCTTTGTCTGCAAACCAAGAAAAAGTTGGAAGACACCGACAGAATGAATATGACGGGCGAAGACTTCTCTTTTAGAACAAGCGAACAAATGATTGAGGACTTTCGCGAGCACCCGGAAGTAATTGAAAACACCCAAAAAATTGCCAGCGCTTGTAACTTAAAAATTGAGCTGGGAAAAGTTAAGCTCCCGCACTTTGATGTTCCAAGCGGGATAACGGACTGGGAATATCTTAAAAAACTCTGCTACAAGGGAGTCCAAAAACGCTATGACGTCAATATGGAAGCTGACTTAGAGTCAAACCGCTCTTTAACACTATCAGAGACTGGCGAAAAAATTAATCCCCAAATAATAAAAGAAAGGTTAGATTATGAATTAGGCGTGATTAAAAAAACAGGATTCACGCCTTATTTTTTAATTGTGGCAGATTTTGTTAACTGGGCCAAAGATAACAATATTATAGTTGGACCAGGCCGCGGCAGTGCAGCTGGAAGTATTGTATCTTACCTTCTAAACATCACTAATATTGATCCCCTAAAGTATAATCTTCTGTTTGAGCGCTTCCTAAATCCCGAGCGAATCTCTATGCCGGATATTGACCTTGATTTTGCCGACACCAGGCGTGATGAAGTTATTGAATATGTCTCTCAAAAATATGGCCGCGATCATGTCAGCCAAATTATTACCTTTGGCACGATGGCGGCCCGCGCCGCTGTGCGTGATGTCGGTCGGGTTCTAGGAATGAGTTATACTTATTGCGATCAAATGGCCAAAATGGTGCCGGCGTTTTCCAATCTAGAGAAAGCCCTGGAGATAAATGCCGAACTTAAACAGGCTTATGACAATAATCCGGAAGCCAAAAAACTTATTGACATGGCTAAAAAATTAGAAGGCGTGGCCCGGCACGCCTCGACCCATGCTTGCGGTGTAGTTATTACTCGCGAGCCCCTGGTTGAATACATCCCGCTTCAATATGATTCTAAAGCTTTAGGCAAAACTATTATTTCCCAATTCTCAATGAAACCTATAGAAGACTTGGGGCTTTTGAAAATGGATTTTTTAGGCCTTAAAAATTTGACTACTTTAGAAAACACTCTTAAAATCGTAAAATATACTCGCGGTACTGAAATAGATATTGATGAAATACCGCTTAATGATGAAAAAACTTTTAAGCTCTTCCGCCATGGCGATACTACCGGCGTCTTCCAGCTGGAATCAAGCGGCATGAAACGCTACCTGGTACAACTTAAACCAACCGAATTGGAAGATATAATTGCCATGGTAGCCCTATACCGGCCAGGGCCAATAGAATGGATTCCTGATTATATTGCCGGAAAACATGGTAAGAAAAAAACCAACTACTTGCATCCCAAATTAACGCCCATTCTGGAAAAAACCCACGGAGTAGCTATTTACCAAGAGCAAGTGATGCAAATTGCCCGGGATTTAGCAGGTTTTAGCCTGGGTGAAGCTGATATTTTAAGAAAAGCTGTTGGTAAAAAAATCCCCAAGCTTTTAGCCAAGCAAAAAGAAGAGTTTATCGCTGGTTGCATAGAAAATGGGATTTCAAAAGAAATTGCCCAAAAAATATTTGCTTTTATCGAGCCTTTTGCCGGTTATGGTTTTAACAGAAGCCATGCCGCTTGCTATGCTATGATTGCATATTTAACGGCTTATCTTAAAGCCAACTATCCCCAGGAATTCATGGCCTCGCTTTTGACCAGCGATCAACATGATACTGACCGCATTGCTATTGAAGTTGAAGAATGCCGCAAAATGGGCCTTGAAATTCTGCCGCCCGACATTAACGAGAGCTTTAAACGATTTACTGTGGTGCAAAACCCAAATCTACAAATTTACCCCGGTGAAATCGCCACAGACAGTGTTTCACGGGGTGAATCAGAATCTACAAATGACACGCATAATGTGAAAAAGGCGATACGATTTGGGTTGTTGGCAATAAAGAATGTCGGTGAAAATATTATTGAAACTATAATCCGCGAGCGACAGGAGAACGGAACTTTCCAAACGTTAGAAGATTTTTTGCAAAGGGTCCAAACAAAAAACCTTAATAAAAAATCTTTGGAAAGTTTGATAAAATCCGGTGCCTTGGATAGCTTTGCCGAGCGCAATCAAATGCTCTCCAATATGGATAATCTCCTGAACTATAATAAGAACATCCAAAAAGAAAAAAACAACAACCAGACCAACCTTTTCGGCCTTATGGGACCAGACACCGGGCCTTCACTAAGACTAGAACCAGCCGAAGAAGCACCGGAGAGAAAAAAACTTAGTTGGGAAAAAGAATTGCTGGGCCTTTACATTTCTGAACATCCGTTTAGGGAGTTTGAAAATTATACAAAAGGCATCACTACCTCGTGTCGAGAAATCCAGCAACTTTCGCAAAAAACAAGCTACGGATCCGTTAAAACCGCGGGGGTTATCACCAACATTCAAAAAATCACTACCCGCTCAAACGAACCCATGCTTTTTGTAAAAATTGAAGATACAAGCGGCGCCCTGGAAATTTTAGTTTTTCCAAAACTGCTAAAACAAACCAATGAAATCTGGCACGAAGAAAAAATCGTCATCATTGCTGGCAAGCCATCAGATAAAGACGGAGTTATAAAAATTCTTAGTGACAATGTTTGGGAACTAAATCATGATAATTTGGATAAAATTTTAGAAGAAG